From Burkholderia savannae, a single genomic window includes:
- a CDS encoding DUF6277 family protein, protein MIDPKEIFAACNNAHQYGQDASGSMAKPFMDSIPNLSTASSSNASNLIGNVQDVGSKMLEHMSSIKSAVDKQVMIHQDNQQRQKTYDFNVDMRDLRPTNAVGFPEEMPSIFFAPFRTGK, encoded by the coding sequence ATGATTGATCCGAAGGAAATCTTCGCCGCATGCAATAACGCGCACCAGTACGGGCAGGATGCGAGCGGCTCGATGGCCAAGCCGTTCATGGATTCGATTCCGAATCTGTCGACGGCGTCGTCGAGCAATGCGAGCAACCTGATCGGCAACGTGCAGGATGTGGGCTCGAAGATGCTCGAGCACATGTCGTCGATCAAGTCCGCGGTCGACAAGCAGGTGATGATCCACCAGGACAACCAGCAGCGTCAGAAGACCTACGACTTCAACGTCGACATGCGCGACCTGCGTCCGACCAACGCCGTCGGCTTCCCGGAGGAAATGCCGTCGATCTTCTTCGCGCCGTTCAGGACCGGAAAGTGA
- the tssM gene encoding type VI secretion system membrane subunit TssM: protein MIRTSLRVFAAILIAILIWWVGPLFAFGIYHPLGPVWVREILVALVLIWGFWPTLARLWARLAMSPRQVKVAPKTKQLDFVDKHLRTLDQQLKERWQKEPRGRWKRWVGALTRQHRATLPWYLVLGSEGSGKTSFVAKAVNVSGSVQDRVLGSDATYGRGDDFNFRITREAVWFDVGGRWSLRAGVDEAELEAWRKLLRGMRRLRKGAPISGVVLCLDGVDMIDAPLDARKRLADSVRARLDEMHEAFGQQVQVYVALNGLDRLDGAVSTLSLLDASKWVRGVGFSLPDDGAEADAARADATWQYALQGLQQRVQQQVLYSAPAATEVSMNHAQLRFVETLSRMQKALVAWLHVALAPGDTRTAARLRGVWLGSMAELADAHPAAAAGAGAAGLPVPSRSLNELWTPLIRQVSLERDAVRPSGPKSWRGRLGDALRWSAVPIVVLGLLLWFGWGYVTERDYLDGVWAQFTEAKRLAQADASYGNDGGSTLIEIANQMRYAQLQAEDAAQGMATPYFEHGLVAETARDTYYRHLQKMLMPELYNEVRRTLVSQVDGTPGDIYQTLKVYLMLCRPDRRSADDVVRWLDGRWDTLSGGQYSDDDRRSLLAHVRTLISLKNVPATPEDANLVRSARAKAAQIPLVTRVLQHIHAQGLPQQVNDISLSRAAGFEAAMSLRMRSNVPSTDTAVSGWFTRAGYTDVFLPRLQKSARAMLEEESWVLRDETLSGNSFQIDGLVQKLADSARNQFLQDYIGAWQNFLNDVTVRGVTGLDDASQLAAAMMEAQSPLANLLRFAARETTLTGASDEGNIDSWIDRQKYRFEKGRRQIVGELSGQHYRTVLLPEHVVEEHFQAIRQLAAQLNRNSSVATNPLSRLFEPLYRQLGLVNGALQAGQVLPAQYDAFSRLKETAARQPEPVRGIMLDLVSSGSTMTTRESGALLNRGAAGATKMVCDQGFTGRYPLRRNTQADAGVEDFERLFSSQGLMATYFRDHLAAYVDTSAKPWQALRSNGGPNGMVSQSVLNSYETADRIRGAMLDDSGHLRVSTVLRFIDMDSQLSEAQLVVGGQTLRFAHGVTSPHRIDWTNQNTQLAIKLQLKSVDGRMTTLQFDGPWALFRFFDAGQAIGGTGTADRRERLYQTSLGTVRIEWQALTLPSPIWSGILQSFRCPS, encoded by the coding sequence ATGATTCGCACGAGCTTGAGAGTATTCGCGGCGATCCTGATCGCGATCCTGATCTGGTGGGTGGGGCCGCTCTTCGCGTTCGGCATCTATCACCCGCTCGGCCCCGTGTGGGTGCGCGAGATCCTCGTCGCGCTGGTGCTGATCTGGGGCTTCTGGCCGACGCTCGCGCGCCTTTGGGCGCGGCTCGCGATGAGTCCGCGGCAGGTCAAGGTCGCGCCGAAGACGAAGCAGCTCGATTTCGTCGACAAGCATCTGCGCACCCTCGACCAGCAACTGAAGGAGCGCTGGCAGAAGGAGCCGCGCGGCCGCTGGAAGCGCTGGGTCGGCGCGCTCACGCGCCAGCATCGCGCGACGCTGCCGTGGTATCTGGTGCTCGGCTCGGAAGGCAGTGGCAAGACGAGCTTCGTCGCGAAGGCGGTCAACGTGTCGGGCTCGGTGCAGGACCGCGTGCTCGGCTCCGACGCGACGTACGGCCGCGGCGACGATTTCAACTTCCGGATCACGCGCGAAGCGGTGTGGTTCGATGTCGGCGGCCGCTGGAGCCTGCGCGCGGGTGTCGACGAGGCCGAGCTCGAAGCTTGGCGCAAGCTGCTGCGCGGCATGCGCCGGCTGCGCAAGGGCGCGCCGATCAGCGGCGTCGTGCTGTGCCTCGACGGCGTCGACATGATCGATGCGCCGCTCGACGCGCGCAAGCGTCTCGCGGACTCGGTGCGCGCGCGGCTCGACGAGATGCACGAGGCGTTCGGTCAGCAGGTGCAGGTGTATGTCGCGCTGAACGGGCTCGATCGGCTCGACGGCGCGGTGTCGACGCTGTCGCTGCTGGACGCGTCGAAGTGGGTGAGGGGCGTCGGCTTCAGCCTGCCTGACGACGGCGCCGAGGCTGACGCCGCGCGCGCCGACGCGACGTGGCAATACGCGCTGCAAGGCCTGCAGCAGCGGGTGCAGCAGCAGGTGCTGTATTCCGCGCCCGCCGCGACCGAGGTGTCGATGAACCATGCGCAGTTGCGCTTCGTCGAGACGCTGAGCCGCATGCAGAAGGCGCTCGTCGCATGGCTGCACGTCGCGCTCGCGCCGGGCGACACGCGTACGGCCGCGCGGCTGCGCGGCGTGTGGCTCGGCTCGATGGCCGAGCTCGCCGATGCGCATCCGGCGGCCGCGGCGGGCGCCGGCGCGGCGGGGCTGCCGGTGCCGTCGCGGTCGCTGAACGAGCTGTGGACGCCGCTCATCCGGCAGGTGTCGCTCGAGCGCGACGCCGTGCGGCCGAGCGGCCCGAAATCGTGGCGCGGCCGCCTGGGCGACGCGCTGCGCTGGAGCGCGGTGCCGATCGTCGTGTTGGGCCTCCTGCTGTGGTTCGGCTGGGGTTACGTCACCGAGCGCGACTACCTCGACGGCGTGTGGGCGCAGTTCACCGAGGCGAAGCGGCTCGCGCAGGCCGATGCGTCGTACGGTAACGACGGCGGCTCGACGCTCATCGAGATCGCGAACCAGATGCGCTACGCGCAGCTGCAGGCCGAGGACGCCGCGCAGGGGATGGCGACGCCGTACTTCGAGCACGGGCTCGTCGCCGAGACGGCGCGCGACACCTATTACCGGCACTTGCAGAAGATGCTGATGCCGGAGCTGTACAACGAAGTGCGGCGCACGCTCGTGTCGCAGGTCGACGGCACGCCGGGCGACATTTACCAGACGCTGAAGGTCTACCTGATGCTTTGCCGTCCTGATCGACGCTCGGCGGACGACGTCGTGCGCTGGCTCGACGGCCGCTGGGACACGCTGTCGGGCGGCCAGTACTCGGACGACGACCGGCGCTCGCTGCTCGCGCACGTGCGCACGCTGATATCGCTGAAGAACGTGCCGGCGACGCCGGAGGACGCGAACCTCGTGCGCTCGGCGCGCGCGAAGGCCGCGCAGATTCCGCTCGTCACGCGCGTGCTGCAGCACATCCACGCACAGGGGCTGCCGCAGCAGGTGAACGACATTTCGCTGTCGCGCGCGGCGGGCTTCGAGGCGGCGATGAGCCTGCGCATGCGCAGCAACGTGCCGTCGACCGATACCGCGGTGTCCGGCTGGTTCACGCGCGCGGGCTACACGGACGTGTTCCTGCCGAGGTTGCAGAAGAGCGCGCGCGCGATGCTCGAGGAAGAGAGCTGGGTGCTGCGCGACGAGACGCTGTCGGGCAACAGCTTCCAGATCGACGGGCTCGTGCAGAAGCTCGCCGATTCCGCGCGCAACCAGTTCCTTCAGGACTACATCGGCGCCTGGCAGAACTTCCTGAACGACGTGACGGTGCGCGGCGTGACGGGGCTCGACGACGCGTCGCAGCTCGCGGCCGCGATGATGGAGGCGCAGTCGCCGCTCGCGAACCTGCTGCGCTTCGCCGCGCGCGAGACGACGCTCACGGGCGCGAGCGACGAAGGCAACATCGACAGCTGGATCGATCGGCAGAAGTACCGCTTCGAGAAGGGCCGGCGGCAGATCGTCGGCGAGCTGAGCGGCCAGCACTATCGGACCGTGCTGCTGCCCGAGCACGTCGTCGAAGAGCACTTCCAGGCGATCCGCCAGCTCGCCGCGCAGTTGAACCGCAACAGCTCGGTGGCCACCAATCCGCTGTCGCGCCTGTTCGAGCCGCTGTATCGGCAGCTCGGGCTCGTCAACGGCGCGCTGCAGGCGGGCCAGGTGCTGCCCGCGCAGTACGACGCGTTCTCGCGGCTGAAGGAGACGGCCGCGCGTCAGCCGGAGCCCGTGCGCGGAATCATGCTCGACCTCGTGAGCAGCGGCAGCACGATGACGACGCGCGAATCCGGCGCGTTGCTCAATCGCGGCGCGGCGGGCGCGACGAAGATGGTCTGCGATCAGGGTTTCACGGGCCGCTATCCGTTGCGCCGCAACACGCAGGCGGACGCGGGCGTCGAGGACTTCGAACGATTGTTCAGCTCGCAAGGCCTGATGGCGACGTACTTCCGCGATCACCTCGCCGCGTACGTCGACACGTCCGCGAAGCCGTGGCAGGCGCTGCGCTCGAACGGCGGGCCGAACGGGATGGTCAGCCAGTCGGTCCTCAATTCGTACGAGACGGCCGACCGCATTCGCGGCGCGATGCTCGACGATTCGGGGCACTTGCGTGTGTCGACCGTGCTGCGCTTCATCGACATGGATTCGCAGTTGTCCGAAGCGCAGCTCGTGGTCGGCGGACAGACGCTGCGCTTCGCGCACGGCGTGACGTCGCCGCACCGGATCGACTGGACCAACCAGAACACGCAGCTCGCGATCAAGCTGCAACTGAAGTCCGTCGACGGCCGGATGACGACGTTGCAGTTCGACGGGCCGTGGGCGCTGTTCCGCTTCTTCGACGCGGGGCAGGCGATCGGCGGCACGGGTACGGCGGACCGTCGCGAGCGGCTGTATCAGACGAGCCTCGGCACGGTACGCATCGAATGGCAGGCGCTCACGCTGCCGTCGCCGATATGGTCGGGCATCCTGCAGTCGTTCAGGTGTCCGTCGTGA
- the icmH gene encoding type IVB secretion system protein IcmH/DotU, with product MLDRAAANPDLATRIPTLSSLSSAAMSSSAVSTTGTTNVAASGGAASSGAPSFTSSAAAPSAHPASDALPHADGSPRNPAVLQFPVPGGAAAPADTRGASPVVYNPQGEQAAIMKAGLQQASWNNPFVSHALPAVLQLQRHLAAGPLNQAAIRTQLGLEVRLYRERLAGSGCEWEQIRDASYLLCTYLDETVNDSAREHSQVVYDGERSLLVEFHDDAWGGEDAFADLSRWMKAPEPPISLLSFYELILSLGWQGRYRVLDRGDVLLQDLRSQLHALIWHHVPPEPLGTDLVTPAKRRRSWWTAGRAAVVALGVLALAYGAISLWLDSQGRPIRNALAAWMPPTRTINIAETLPPPLPQILTEGWLTAYKHPQGWLLVFKSDGAFDVGKANVRPDFMHNIERLGLAFAPWPGDLEVIGHTDSRPIRTSEFPDNQALSEARARTVADELRKTALPGGARAPENSVQRNIEYSGRGDGQPIDTAKTPAAYERNRRVDVLWKVIPDGAQRHDRNLNLQQPEKPGQVPMRPAMPEGVEIAPEGQLPYATTEGRQP from the coding sequence ATGCTCGATCGCGCGGCGGCGAATCCGGATCTCGCGACGCGGATTCCGACGCTGTCGTCGCTGTCGAGCGCGGCGATGTCGAGTTCCGCCGTGTCGACCACCGGCACGACGAACGTCGCCGCGTCGGGCGGCGCGGCGAGCTCGGGTGCGCCGAGCTTCACATCGTCGGCCGCCGCGCCGAGCGCGCATCCCGCGAGCGACGCGCTGCCGCATGCCGACGGCTCGCCCCGCAATCCCGCCGTGCTGCAATTCCCGGTGCCGGGCGGCGCCGCGGCGCCCGCCGACACGCGCGGGGCGTCGCCCGTCGTCTACAACCCGCAGGGCGAGCAGGCCGCGATCATGAAGGCGGGGTTGCAGCAGGCGAGCTGGAACAACCCGTTCGTGTCGCACGCGCTGCCCGCGGTGCTGCAATTGCAGCGGCATCTCGCGGCCGGGCCGCTCAACCAGGCCGCGATCCGCACGCAGCTCGGGCTCGAAGTGCGGCTCTACCGCGAGCGGCTTGCCGGCTCCGGCTGCGAATGGGAGCAGATCCGCGACGCGTCGTACTTGCTTTGCACGTATCTCGACGAGACCGTCAACGATTCGGCGCGCGAGCACTCGCAGGTCGTCTACGACGGCGAGCGCAGCTTGCTCGTCGAATTCCACGACGACGCGTGGGGCGGCGAGGACGCGTTCGCCGACCTGTCGCGCTGGATGAAGGCCCCCGAGCCGCCGATCTCGCTTCTGTCGTTCTACGAACTGATCCTGTCGCTCGGCTGGCAGGGCCGCTACCGCGTGCTCGATCGCGGCGACGTGCTGTTGCAGGACCTGCGCTCGCAGCTGCATGCGCTCATCTGGCATCACGTGCCGCCCGAGCCGCTCGGCACCGATCTCGTCACGCCCGCGAAGCGGCGCCGCTCGTGGTGGACGGCCGGCCGCGCGGCGGTCGTCGCGCTCGGCGTGCTGGCGCTCGCCTACGGCGCGATCAGCCTGTGGCTCGATTCGCAGGGGCGGCCGATCCGCAACGCGCTCGCCGCGTGGATGCCGCCCACGCGCACGATCAACATCGCGGAGACGCTGCCGCCGCCGCTGCCGCAGATCCTGACGGAAGGGTGGCTCACGGCGTACAAGCATCCGCAAGGCTGGCTGCTCGTGTTCAAGAGCGATGGCGCGTTCGACGTGGGCAAGGCGAACGTGCGACCGGACTTCATGCACAACATCGAGCGGCTCGGCCTCGCGTTCGCGCCGTGGCCGGGCGACCTCGAGGTGATCGGCCACACCGATTCGCGGCCGATTCGCACGAGCGAGTTCCCGGACAACCAGGCGCTGTCGGAAGCGCGGGCGCGCACCGTCGCCGACGAACTGCGCAAGACCGCGCTGCCGGGCGGCGCGCGCGCGCCGGAGAACTCGGTGCAGCGCAACATCGAGTATTCGGGGCGCGGCGACGGGCAGCCGATCGACACGGCAAAGACGCCCGCCGCGTACGAACGCAACCGCCGCGTCGACGTGCTGTGGAAGGTGATTCCCGACGGCGCGCAGCGCCACGACCGCAACCTGAACCTGCAGCAGCCGGAGAAGCCCGGCCAGGTCCCGATGCGCCCGGCGATGCCGGAAGGCGTCGAGATCGCGCCTGAAGGACAACTGCCTTATGCGACGACGGAGGGCCGTCAACCATGA
- the tssK gene encoding type VI secretion system baseplate subunit TssK, which produces MSSLPVGPVAWSDGMLIETQHFQQLERHLAHQAALRLGQTSNHGWGFTLLDLDQDGLGLGRLGLRHARGVFQDGTAFSLPSDDPLPPPLETELAQAGDIACLALQAARTGGPEMAFGDVASASRYRAVSTEVPDLAVGLDAPGTPRRLTIETGQLVSRLCWKSQLRSDEVALPIARVAGRNASRTVSLDPRFIPPLLDTRAHLVLRSLIDELQSTLRVRLASTSAQRVLSTGGGVADLIELLLRQAIAEYRMRLANLDAFDPLPPAMLYHELVGLLGRLSVLPGVDEELADRELGYNHDDLQTSFEPLAMMLRQALARVIETPVLPLRFEDRGDQVHICIIDKQWNLKKLIFAFSAAMPAEKLRQLLPQQTKLGAVEQIQKLVDLQLPGARLNALPNPPRQIPYYAQSTYFEVESTDPFWKQTLAGSAMALRIVGDFPDLRFEAWGLRDGKVA; this is translated from the coding sequence ATGAGTAGTCTGCCGGTAGGACCGGTCGCGTGGAGCGACGGCATGCTGATCGAGACGCAGCACTTCCAGCAGCTCGAGCGGCATCTCGCGCATCAGGCCGCACTGCGGCTCGGTCAGACGTCGAATCACGGCTGGGGCTTCACGCTGCTCGATCTCGATCAGGACGGCCTCGGGCTCGGCAGGCTCGGGCTGCGCCACGCGCGCGGCGTGTTCCAGGACGGCACCGCGTTCTCGCTGCCGTCCGACGATCCGCTGCCGCCGCCGCTCGAGACCGAGCTCGCGCAGGCGGGCGACATCGCGTGCCTCGCGCTGCAAGCCGCGCGCACGGGCGGCCCGGAGATGGCGTTCGGCGACGTCGCATCGGCGTCGCGCTATCGCGCGGTGTCGACCGAAGTGCCCGATCTCGCGGTCGGGCTCGACGCGCCCGGCACGCCGCGGCGCCTGACGATCGAGACGGGCCAGCTCGTTTCGCGCCTTTGCTGGAAGTCGCAATTGCGTTCGGATGAAGTCGCGCTGCCGATCGCGCGCGTCGCGGGCCGCAATGCGAGCCGCACGGTGTCGCTCGATCCGCGCTTCATCCCGCCGCTGCTCGACACGCGCGCGCATCTCGTGCTGCGCTCGCTGATCGACGAATTGCAGAGCACGCTGCGCGTGCGGCTCGCGAGCACGTCAGCGCAGCGCGTGCTGTCGACGGGCGGCGGCGTCGCCGATCTGATCGAGCTGCTGCTGCGCCAGGCGATCGCCGAGTACCGGATGCGTCTCGCGAACCTCGACGCGTTCGATCCGCTGCCGCCCGCGATGCTGTACCACGAGCTCGTCGGCCTGCTCGGGCGCCTGAGCGTGCTGCCGGGCGTCGACGAGGAGCTCGCCGATCGCGAGCTCGGCTACAACCACGACGATCTTCAGACGAGCTTCGAGCCGCTCGCGATGATGCTGCGCCAGGCGCTCGCGCGCGTGATCGAGACGCCGGTGTTGCCGCTGCGCTTCGAGGATCGCGGCGATCAGGTGCACATCTGCATCATCGACAAGCAGTGGAACCTGAAGAAACTGATTTTCGCGTTTTCGGCCGCGATGCCGGCGGAGAAGCTGCGGCAGTTGCTGCCGCAGCAGACGAAGCTGGGCGCCGTCGAGCAGATCCAGAAGCTCGTGGACCTGCAACTGCCGGGCGCGCGTCTGAACGCGTTGCCCAATCCCCCGCGCCAGATTCCCTACTACGCCCAAAGCACGTACTTCGAAGTGGAATCGACCGACCCGTTCTGGAAGCAGACCCTCGCCGGCTCGGCGATGGCGCTGCGCATCGTCGGCGATTTCCCCGATCTTCGCTTCGAAGCCTGGGGGCTGAGAGACGGCAAGGTGGCGTGA
- a CDS encoding type VI secretion lipoprotein TssJ, which translates to MRRKMGPFKSIAAALALGVLAGCSAFSSSKPEEPRQLHVTLVGGGRLNAAPAGEARPIQTCVYVVTAADWLPTQGGDDSSCASRGQDSTVVADSRHVIAPNQVLQFSLSLPRSGDLWLVADADYARRPANYAPLRVRVEGRGLIHMAVWLDRDGIYNALLPGPVPVGGVMSASAVRIDEPPPERKTKTTYGTRRSRQ; encoded by the coding sequence GTGCGTCGCAAGATGGGCCCCTTCAAATCGATCGCGGCGGCGCTCGCGCTCGGCGTGCTCGCCGGTTGTTCGGCGTTCTCGTCGTCGAAGCCGGAAGAACCGCGGCAACTGCACGTGACGCTCGTCGGCGGCGGCCGCCTGAACGCCGCGCCGGCTGGCGAGGCGCGTCCGATTCAGACGTGCGTGTACGTCGTGACCGCGGCCGACTGGCTGCCGACGCAGGGCGGCGACGATTCGTCGTGCGCATCGCGCGGGCAGGACAGCACGGTCGTCGCCGATTCGCGCCACGTGATCGCGCCGAACCAGGTGCTGCAGTTCTCGTTGAGCCTGCCGCGCTCGGGCGATCTCTGGCTCGTCGCCGACGCCGACTACGCGCGTCGGCCGGCGAACTACGCGCCGCTGCGCGTGCGCGTCGAGGGCCGCGGATTGATTCACATGGCCGTCTGGCTTGACCGCGACGGCATCTACAACGCGTTGTTGCCGGGGCCGGTGCCCGTCGGCGGTGTGATGTCCGCATCGGCCGTGCGCATCGACGAGCCGCCGCCCGAGCGCAAGACGAAAACCACCTATGGGACAAGGAGAAGCAGGCAATGA
- a CDS encoding DUF4150 domain-containing protein — translation MFANCSAGGMAIAPGNDVCKTPPLAIPMPYTNIANKPEAVPNVPNIIYAGGPVHNLNTIIPVTHSDEPGSMGGVASGTVSGPSRHAKGSSKVMIQGAPQTRLTDTNLPNNQNTAGFSAVPSQTITMTLS, via the coding sequence ATGTTTGCAAATTGCTCAGCCGGGGGGATGGCGATCGCGCCGGGGAACGACGTCTGCAAGACGCCGCCCCTCGCCATTCCCATGCCGTACACGAACATCGCGAACAAGCCCGAGGCCGTGCCGAACGTGCCGAACATCATCTATGCGGGCGGTCCGGTGCACAACCTGAACACGATCATTCCGGTCACTCACAGCGACGAGCCGGGCTCGATGGGCGGCGTTGCGTCGGGCACGGTGTCGGGGCCGTCGCGACACGCGAAAGGCTCGAGCAAGGTGATGATCCAGGGTGCGCCGCAGACGCGGCTCACGGACACCAACCTGCCGAACAACCAGAACACGGCCGGTTTTTCCGCTGTTCCGTCGCAGACGATCACGATGACTCTCAGCTGA
- a CDS encoding DUF3540 domain-containing protein, with protein MSMREMVVAHDALAYESDDDAASRHALTRIMKGGARVRDEKACEQAEPADAPASSSPAAASTTLARIDGKRTAAGEWPVAVQPGVVLRARKAVSCVVAPEPGDLVQICREGEHCWVLAVLERGAAGGEKRGEKNREVLLDFGDAHVALRARDVRVEARDRLSLEAAQLASRAQVVTQAAAERQTHVSGTDATHAGSTVVHTERHMAMHAKSAVVTAASLLKIDAGQIHMG; from the coding sequence ATGAGCATGCGGGAAATGGTTGTCGCGCACGACGCGCTTGCATACGAATCGGACGACGACGCGGCGTCGCGTCACGCGCTGACGCGGATCATGAAGGGCGGTGCGCGCGTGCGCGATGAGAAGGCATGCGAGCAAGCCGAGCCGGCGGATGCGCCGGCATCGTCCTCGCCCGCCGCCGCGTCGACGACGCTCGCGCGCATCGACGGCAAGCGCACGGCGGCGGGCGAATGGCCCGTCGCGGTGCAGCCGGGCGTCGTGCTGCGCGCGAGGAAGGCGGTGAGCTGCGTGGTCGCGCCGGAGCCGGGCGATCTCGTGCAGATCTGCCGCGAAGGCGAGCACTGCTGGGTGCTCGCGGTGCTCGAGCGCGGCGCGGCGGGCGGCGAAAAGCGCGGTGAGAAGAACCGCGAGGTCTTATTGGATTTTGGCGACGCGCACGTCGCGCTTCGCGCGCGCGACGTGCGCGTCGAGGCGCGCGATCGGTTGTCGCTCGAGGCCGCGCAGCTCGCGAGCCGCGCGCAGGTGGTGACGCAGGCGGCGGCCGAGCGCCAGACGCACGTGAGCGGCACCGACGCGACGCACGCGGGCAGCACGGTCGTCCACACCGAGCGGCACATGGCGATGCACGCGAAGAGCGCGGTCGTCACCGCGGCGTCGCTGCTGAAGATCGACGCAGGCCAGATTCACATGGGCTGA
- a CDS encoding pentapeptide repeat-containing protein, with protein MSKIRSTVPPPPLPEVVEGQHYTLPQRDVALADTLFVDCHFDRVEWTGCRLSNLRFVNCTFDANRFDRCELMKLTYESSRLRASAWTQSALQGVSFSECEIEGGTWTGSLLKDVVCAQSKGARWLFDSVRGAHVSLVAGDYAGVTLRGGHWSDTSWIGSQLAELRLESVGLENLIAGQSGFQHAVLVECRGVNVRWIDSRIERLTVQGCELKQAAWSHSTWATGEIHASRLPLASFDHATVNGLTVTNSDLPQAIFDSASVSDSSLQGVRAQRIALRDAWLTRVNLSGAHLQQLDARGLHLERVDLRGADCRGGNLIGQLRPVWAAADTRDAVFEEATGADDQLWWQRVQPGARGV; from the coding sequence ATGAGCAAGATCCGCTCGACGGTGCCGCCGCCGCCGCTGCCCGAAGTCGTCGAGGGGCAGCACTACACGTTGCCGCAGCGCGACGTCGCGCTGGCGGACACGCTGTTCGTCGATTGCCACTTCGACCGCGTCGAATGGACGGGCTGCCGGCTGTCGAACCTGCGCTTCGTGAACTGCACGTTCGATGCGAACCGCTTCGATCGCTGCGAGCTGATGAAGCTCACGTACGAGTCGAGCCGGCTCCGGGCGAGCGCGTGGACGCAGAGCGCGTTGCAAGGCGTGTCGTTCAGCGAATGCGAGATCGAGGGCGGCACGTGGACGGGCAGCTTGCTGAAGGACGTCGTGTGCGCGCAGTCGAAGGGCGCGCGCTGGCTGTTCGACAGCGTGCGCGGCGCGCACGTGTCGCTCGTCGCGGGCGACTACGCGGGCGTCACGCTGCGCGGCGGGCACTGGAGCGACACGTCGTGGATCGGCAGCCAATTGGCCGAACTGCGGCTCGAATCCGTCGGGCTGGAGAACCTGATCGCAGGGCAAAGCGGCTTTCAGCACGCGGTGCTCGTCGAATGCCGCGGCGTCAACGTGCGCTGGATCGATTCGCGCATCGAGCGGTTGACCGTGCAGGGCTGCGAGCTGAAGCAGGCCGCATGGTCGCACAGCACGTGGGCGACGGGCGAGATCCACGCGAGCCGGCTGCCGCTCGCGAGCTTCGATCATGCGACCGTCAACGGCCTGACCGTGACGAACAGCGACTTGCCGCAGGCGATCTTCGACAGCGCGAGCGTGTCGGACAGCTCGCTGCAGGGCGTGCGCGCGCAGCGGATCGCGTTGCGCGACGCGTGGCTCACGCGCGTGAACCTGTCCGGCGCGCACCTGCAGCAGCTCGATGCACGCGGCCTGCATCTGGAGCGCGTCGACCTGCGCGGCGCCGATTGCCGAGGCGGCAATCTGATCGGCCAGCTTCGCCCGGTGTGGGCGGCGGCCGACACGCGGGATGCGGTATTCGAGGAAGCCACCGGCGCTGATGATCAGCTTTGGTGGCAACGAGTCCAACCGGGAGCAAGAGGAGTTTGA